A single Spiroplasma floricola 23-6 DNA region contains:
- the ftsY gene encoding signal recognition particle-docking protein FtsY gives MGFWSNLKQRRETKKQIKKHKKDHKNTLTFSSDIKKLSKNYKEPNSDFFEELENILIKTDMGMKMVLEISNRVQKKSKPKHSFNEIKEILVEQIYETYTDSGKFKTELNYKDKRLNVFIMVGVNGVGKTTSIAKIANYYSNMGKKVLIAAADTFRAGAVEQLQEWCDKRLKNVDLVKSQNNSKDPASVVFDGIKKASEEKYDLLLIDTAGRLQNKENLMRELEKMTKIIQKSVVDGPHERLLVIDAQTGQNGISQAKAFSETTNVTGIVLTKMDGTSKGGIALAIKDTLNIPVKLIGTGETVNDIEEFDVDNYIWELTSDFMENDKND, from the coding sequence ATGGGATTTTGAAGTAATTTAAAACAAAGAAGAGAAACAAAAAAACAAATTAAAAAACACAAAAAGGACCATAAAAATACATTAACTTTTTCAAGTGATATTAAAAAATTAAGTAAAAATTATAAAGAACCAAATTCTGACTTTTTTGAAGAATTAGAAAATATTTTAATTAAAACTGATATGGGTATGAAAATGGTTTTGGAAATTTCTAATAGAGTGCAAAAAAAATCAAAGCCTAAACACTCATTTAATGAAATAAAAGAGATATTAGTAGAGCAAATTTATGAAACTTACACAGATAGTGGAAAATTTAAAACAGAGTTAAATTATAAAGATAAAAGATTAAATGTTTTTATAATGGTTGGTGTAAATGGTGTAGGAAAAACAACAAGTATTGCAAAAATAGCAAATTATTATTCAAATATGGGCAAAAAAGTCTTAATTGCAGCAGCAGATACATTTAGAGCAGGAGCTGTTGAACAATTACAAGAGTGATGTGATAAAAGACTTAAAAATGTAGACTTAGTAAAATCACAAAATAATTCTAAAGATCCAGCAAGTGTAGTTTTTGATGGTATTAAAAAAGCAAGTGAAGAAAAATATGATTTATTATTAATTGATACAGCAGGAAGACTTCAAAATAAAGAAAATTTAATGAGAGAATTAGAAAAAATGACTAAAATTATTCAAAAAAGTGTAGTTGATGGTCCTCATGAAAGATTACTAGTTATTGATGCTCAAACAGGACAAAATGGAATAAGTCAAGCAAAAGCATTTTCAGAAACAACTAATGTAACAGGAATAGTTCTTACAAAAATGGATGGTACTAGTAAGGGTGGAATAGCTCTTGCAATTAAAGATACTTTAAATATACCTGTTAAGTTAATTGGAACAGGTGAAACTGTCAATGATATAGAAGAATTTGATGTTGATAATTATATTTGAGAATTAACATCTGATTTTATGGAAAATGATAAAAATGATTAA
- a CDS encoding DHH family phosphoesterase, with protein MIKKFLEKIKEHKKIILLRHIFPDFDAIGSQMGLYRFIKENFSNKIVLCGGELPIEYECIGKNDKLQENDFQDALVIITDTAITSRIDISNIEWLKKASCVFKIDHHINVEKYGNYEIVNSSCPATCELLTDIFSQTDLIFSKETAFNLYHGLVTDTDRFMYRNVTERTFRMASILMSKNIDLNLIYKNIYGLDGNEIKLKAYILQNYKMSENKIAYIELTKEILSDYNISDVNKIALWVNMLGEINSAKVWIFFVENKDYVRVEFRSDSINVSKVAKHFGGGGHKTASGAKVQDMQTCKKIVKYLNSKLSNI; from the coding sequence ATGATTAAAAAATTTCTAGAAAAAATTAAGGAACATAAGAAGATAATATTATTAAGACATATTTTTCCTGATTTTGATGCAATTGGGTCACAAATGGGATTATATAGATTTATAAAAGAAAATTTCTCAAATAAAATAGTGCTTTGCGGTGGAGAATTGCCAATAGAATATGAATGTATTGGCAAAAATGATAAGTTACAAGAAAATGATTTTCAAGATGCACTAGTTATTATTACAGATACTGCAATAACTTCAAGAATCGATATATCAAATATAGAATGACTTAAAAAAGCTAGTTGTGTATTCAAAATAGATCATCATATAAATGTTGAGAAATATGGAAATTATGAAATAGTTAATAGTTCTTGTCCTGCTACTTGTGAACTTTTAACAGATATATTTTCACAAACTGATTTAATTTTTTCAAAAGAAACAGCTTTTAATTTATATCATGGTTTAGTAACAGACACTGACAGATTTATGTATAGAAATGTCACTGAAAGAACTTTTAGAATGGCAAGTATCTTAATGTCGAAAAATATAGACTTAAATTTAATTTATAAAAATATATATGGTTTAGATGGAAATGAAATTAAATTAAAAGCTTATATTTTGCAAAATTATAAAATGTCTGAAAATAAAATAGCATATATTGAATTAACAAAGGAGATATTAAGCGATTATAATATATCAGATGTTAATAAAATAGCACTTTGAGTTAATATGCTAGGAGAGATAAATTCTGCAAAAGTATGAATCTTTTTTGTAGAAAATAAAGATTATGTCAGAGTTGAATTTAGATCAGATAGTATAAATGTATCAAAAGTTGCAAAACATTTTGGTGGTGGAGGTCATAAAACTGCATCAGGAGCAAAAGTACAAGATATGCAAACTTGTAAAAAAATAGTTAAATATTTAAACTCTAAATTGAGTAATATTTAA
- a CDS encoding PhnE/PtxC family ABC transporter permease: MKRKFESIKSRNVFAINNSYTKAPKKTFLIFSIVCLIVLIIFGFKVLDANWGELFSSFDLFVSRISDLFKWDWKDFLKPDSLGNVFFNKAMSSIFLTMLIAFSGTIIGVILAIPVSILAAGNIVQNKFINNTAKTIIAFFRTVPSFVYALIFVGYFGQTNLTVTIVLAIFTFSITSKIFFERIEHINTRIFISQQATGAGKFRAFRTAVVPQISNHITSATFYALETNIRYISVIGGVTKFGIGRMIDSSIEYDEWGRVGFLLTLLILTVVFLEVLIYFVKNYILLDRDFILDQKDQKKYNNLIKQISKLNNVNFYIKFILQKDLNESLIEAKNNKDNEKVLLIKQEIKKTKHDFKQEFKNNLNKEKKEFEKFKLENINSKSWFIWDDDKKINIRRDKKYLSDFNFKVMFLKEQMIKEIEESALNEHKEYLKTLTINEVIKKNPRKWIKRVSLYLILFTIFIYSLSFISFHLESSQTIQNTNNNLLEMLKFNWASFFRASGNAPYSVLYLIFETLSIAIVGTLIGAIFAYIYGLLSSEKVVNYYVAKFFVVFTSILRSVPTYIYAIFFITLVGMGPFTATLAIAMGTIGMLTKYNREIFDEINLKIVYQLESTGLNKFQVFKYGIMPQTTSSIVSYIVYRFDINFKEVSVLGVVGAGNMGYLLNSYFSQHYFHEFGALLFGIMLFTFFVEYVSTVLRAKLNLGINPWYVDRVILFFKHKNFAVYKANEYLVFGSEKLDYSQSEAFYSYTNKEIYKKAKEISKAQKIKFNLAWYLSYIDYFKLSKEKIKDYKEAKKIYLEHNKNFNTKIKLKKVDRKNDIEIILNKKKTQIKVILDNLKNKKDELSKKEFKIQSLEVKKAVSFIKKSTKIKLESLDY, encoded by the coding sequence ATGAAAAGGAAATTTGAGTCAATAAAATCTAGAAATGTTTTTGCAATAAATAATAGTTATACAAAAGCACCTAAAAAGACTTTTCTAATTTTTTCTATAGTATGTTTAATAGTATTAATTATTTTTGGTTTTAAAGTTTTGGATGCAAATTGAGGAGAACTGTTTTCAAGTTTTGATTTATTTGTATCCAGAATTTCAGATTTATTTAAATGAGATTGAAAAGATTTTTTAAAACCTGATAGTTTAGGAAATGTGTTTTTTAACAAGGCAATGTCTTCTATATTTTTAACAATGTTGATAGCTTTTTCTGGAACTATAATTGGTGTTATATTAGCCATTCCAGTTTCAATTCTTGCTGCTGGAAACATTGTTCAAAATAAATTTATAAATAATACTGCAAAAACTATAATTGCATTTTTTAGAACAGTACCTTCTTTTGTATATGCACTAATTTTTGTTGGATACTTCGGTCAAACAAATTTAACAGTTACTATAGTTCTTGCTATCTTTACATTTTCAATAACTTCAAAAATATTTTTTGAAAGAATAGAACACATTAATACTAGGATATTTATTTCTCAACAAGCAACAGGAGCAGGAAAATTTAGGGCCTTTAGAACTGCTGTTGTTCCTCAAATATCAAATCATATTACATCTGCTACATTTTATGCCTTAGAGACTAATATAAGATATATTTCAGTTATTGGAGGAGTTACAAAATTTGGTATTGGTAGAATGATAGATAGTTCTATTGAATATGATGAATGAGGAAGAGTTGGTTTTTTACTTACATTATTGATATTAACAGTAGTCTTTTTAGAAGTTTTAATTTATTTTGTTAAAAATTATATACTTTTAGATAGAGATTTCATTTTAGATCAAAAGGATCAAAAGAAATATAATAACTTAATTAAACAAATATCAAAACTTAATAATGTAAACTTTTATATAAAATTTATATTACAAAAAGATTTAAATGAAAGTTTAATAGAAGCAAAAAATAATAAAGATAATGAGAAAGTTCTTTTAATAAAGCAAGAAATCAAAAAAACTAAACATGATTTTAAACAAGAATTTAAAAATAATCTGAATAAAGAGAAAAAAGAATTTGAAAAATTTAAATTAGAAAATATAAACTCAAAATCATGATTTATTTGAGATGATGATAAAAAAATTAATATTAGAAGAGATAAAAAGTATCTATCAGATTTTAATTTTAAAGTTATGTTTTTAAAAGAACAAATGATAAAGGAAATAGAAGAGAGTGCTTTAAATGAGCATAAAGAATACTTAAAAACTTTGACAATAAATGAAGTAATTAAGAAAAATCCAAGAAAATGAATTAAAAGAGTTTCATTATATTTAATATTATTTACAATTTTTATATATTCACTTTCATTTATTAGTTTTCACCTTGAAAGTTCTCAAACAATTCAAAATACAAATAATAATTTACTTGAAATGTTGAAATTTAATTGAGCTTCTTTTTTTAGAGCGAGTGGTAATGCTCCTTACTCTGTACTTTATTTAATATTTGAAACACTCTCTATTGCAATTGTTGGAACTTTAATAGGTGCTATATTCGCCTATATTTATGGATTATTAAGTTCTGAAAAAGTTGTAAATTACTATGTTGCAAAATTCTTTGTTGTATTCACATCAATATTAAGATCAGTACCAACTTATATTTATGCAATATTCTTTATTACCTTAGTTGGTATGGGACCATTTACTGCAACTCTTGCAATTGCAATGGGAACAATAGGGATGTTAACAAAATATAACAGAGAAATTTTTGATGAAATTAATTTAAAAATAGTTTATCAATTGGAATCAACAGGATTAAATAAATTTCAAGTATTCAAATATGGAATTATGCCTCAAACTACAAGTAGTATTGTTTCTTATATAGTTTATAGATTTGATATTAATTTTAAAGAAGTTTCAGTTTTGGGAGTAGTTGGAGCAGGAAATATGGGTTACTTATTAAATAGTTATTTTAGTCAACATTACTTCCATGAATTTGGGGCCTTATTATTTGGAATAATGCTCTTTACATTCTTTGTAGAGTATGTATCAACTGTTTTAAGAGCAAAGTTAAATTTAGGTATAAATCCATGATATGTAGATAGAGTTATATTATTTTTTAAACATAAAAATTTTGCAGTTTATAAAGCCAATGAGTATTTAGTATTTGGTAGTGAAAAATTAGATTATTCTCAATCAGAGGCATTTTATTCATATACTAATAAAGAAATTTATAAAAAGGCAAAAGAAATATCTAAAGCTCAAAAAATAAAATTCAATTTAGCTTGATATTTAAGTTATATAGATTACTTTAAATTATCAAAAGAAAAAATAAAAGATTATAAAGAAGCAAAAAAAATCTATTTAGAACACAATAAGAACTTTAATACAAAAATCAAATTAAAAAAAGTAGATAGAAAAAATGATATTGAAATAATTTTAAATAAAAAGAAAACTCAAATTAAAGTTATTCTTGATAATTTAAAAAATAAGAAAGATGAATTATCTAAAAAAGAATTTAAAATTCAAAGTTTAGAAGTAAAAAAAGCAGTTAGTTTTATTAAAAAAAGCACAAAAATTAAATTAGAAAGTTTAGATTATTAA
- the phnC gene encoding phosphonate ABC transporter ATP-binding protein: MIKFTNVNKVWPNGKQVLRDINITINDGEFVAIIGLSGAGKTTLLKTINGINKISSGELLISWKEGEEIEEYNLSKISNKRLRKLRNKIGLMSQEYNNIEKQTVLANVLNSRISKLSFWRSLFGIFRKKDKEVALRSLEKLNLLDYAYIRADNLSGGQQQRVALARTLSQEPELIIADEPVSALDPILASQVIQDFQNVNKNENMTIILNIHHVDLAIKFATRIIGLRDGKIVFDDKPEKLTKDILKEIYGDNY; encoded by the coding sequence ATGATAAAATTCACTAATGTAAATAAAGTATGACCTAATGGAAAGCAAGTCTTAAGAGATATAAATATTACTATTAATGATGGAGAATTTGTAGCTATAATAGGACTTTCAGGTGCTGGTAAAACCACTCTTTTAAAAACAATTAATGGAATTAACAAAATATCTTCTGGAGAGTTATTGATATCTTGAAAAGAAGGTGAAGAAATTGAGGAATATAATTTAAGTAAAATAAGTAATAAAAGACTAAGAAAGTTAAGAAACAAAATTGGATTAATGTCTCAAGAATATAACAATATAGAAAAACAAACAGTTTTGGCAAATGTCTTAAACTCAAGAATATCCAAATTATCTTTTTGAAGATCACTATTTGGTATTTTTAGAAAAAAAGATAAAGAAGTTGCTTTAAGATCTTTGGAAAAATTAAATTTACTAGATTATGCATATATTAGAGCAGATAACTTAAGTGGAGGACAACAACAAAGAGTTGCTTTGGCAAGAACTCTTTCACAAGAACCAGAACTTATAATTGCTGATGAACCTGTATCTGCTTTAGATCCAATTTTGGCAAGTCAAGTTATTCAAGATTTTCAAAATGTTAATAAGAATGAAAATATGACAATTATTTTGAATATTCACCATGTTGATTTAGCAATAAAATTTGCAACAAGAATTATAGGTTTAAGAGATGGAAAAATAGTTTTTGATGATAAACCAGAAAAATTAACCAAAGATATTCTTAAAGAAATTTATGGAGATAATTATTAG
- a CDS encoding PhnD/SsuA/transferrin family substrate-binding protein encodes MKKLLSLFAVSTLIASSVSTVVSCGGSSDTINILFIPSNNSTEIINTVKPLEQKLATELSSIAQKDGRTLNKKVKISTSTNYEVAGKTLQDGKADLAFLPINTYVKYRGKDNEGKFSSEGVLLSASRSGVTPETKGFEPFQTDGKFDSSKAQNKAIDAQTSMQLAQYYNKTATGIENLQQAKEKLEDSENTASYYRSYIYANNAFLSASGFDITKYGKENLTREESVESSEQYKADLKALILKGATEDKFKFSFGKSKTSSAGVLYPMLWLKNVLGFEDSELQGLWKKASQQESYPQAAENISNAQNDGAANYAVGFSDIRSEQKDDNKVKKAFANSTVIGATDAIPNDLIVYSKKRINDEQYKDDLRTAFINLIAKPENKEIFNIYSHTGYIGPTSKEASESFEVDMDSSITRATVETAKMLELMKNW; translated from the coding sequence ATGAAAAAATTATTATCACTTTTTGCTGTAAGCACACTAATCGCATCATCAGTATCAACAGTTGTTTCATGTGGGGGAAGTTCAGATACAATAAATATATTATTTATTCCTTCAAATAATAGTACAGAAATAATAAATACTGTTAAACCATTAGAACAAAAATTAGCAACAGAATTATCTAGTATTGCTCAAAAAGATGGTAGAACTTTAAATAAAAAAGTTAAGATTTCAACTTCAACAAACTATGAAGTAGCAGGAAAAACTTTACAAGATGGTAAAGCTGACTTAGCATTTTTACCTATTAACACATATGTAAAATATAGAGGTAAAGATAATGAAGGAAAATTCTCTTCAGAAGGTGTACTTTTAAGTGCTTCAAGAAGTGGTGTAACTCCTGAAACAAAAGGTTTTGAACCATTTCAAACTGATGGAAAATTTGATTCTTCAAAAGCACAAAATAAAGCAATTGATGCTCAAACTTCTATGCAATTAGCACAATATTATAATAAAACTGCAACAGGAATTGAAAATTTACAACAAGCAAAAGAAAAACTGGAGGATTCTGAAAATACTGCTTCATATTATAGATCATATATTTATGCAAATAATGCATTTTTAAGCGCTAGCGGATTTGATATAACTAAATATGGTAAAGAAAATTTAACAAGAGAAGAAAGCGTTGAATCTTCTGAACAATATAAAGCTGATTTAAAAGCATTGATTTTAAAAGGAGCCACAGAAGATAAGTTTAAATTCTCTTTTGGAAAAAGTAAGACATCAAGTGCAGGAGTTTTATATCCAATGCTTTGACTTAAAAATGTTCTTGGATTTGAAGATAGTGAATTACAAGGACTGTGAAAAAAAGCAAGTCAACAAGAAAGCTATCCACAAGCTGCTGAAAATATTTCAAATGCACAAAATGATGGGGCAGCAAACTATGCAGTAGGATTCAGTGATATTAGATCTGAACAAAAAGATGATAATAAAGTTAAAAAGGCTTTTGCAAACTCAACAGTTATAGGAGCAACTGATGCAATTCCAAATGATTTAATTGTTTACTCTAAAAAAAGAATTAATGACGAACAATATAAAGATGATTTAAGAACAGCATTTATTAACCTTATTGCAAAACCAGAAAATAAAGAAATATTTAATATTTACAGTCATACAGGTTATATTGGACCAACTTCTAAAGAAGCTAGTGAAAGTTTCGAAGTAGACATGGATAGTTCAATAACAAGAGCAACTGTGGAAACTGCAAAAATGTTAGAATTAATGAAAAATTGATAA
- a CDS encoding LemA family protein, with product MANLLDEQSGPFKEEGQDIKVINKQIEIKVGTGSKVFEIFLWLMLILPGLIFTFKKIGARNYFSKLEQRIQASASEVDNYLEQRYQILQNVAGLLEKSINLDKDVMKGVAALRSGNNFDAARSSELSEQLDKAYGIINVAFERYPDLKSQETIIAAMQKNDYTQREISAARSNYNDYVSRWNQDVQVWPTKKIVAAKQGYTTRIPFTASVEVKQKARESFF from the coding sequence ATGGCAAATTTATTAGATGAACAAAGTGGTCCTTTTAAAGAAGAAGGACAAGATATTAAAGTTATAAATAAACAAATAGAAATTAAAGTTGGTACTGGATCAAAAGTATTTGAAATATTTTTATGATTAATGTTAATATTACCAGGTTTAATATTTACTTTTAAAAAAATAGGAGCAAGAAATTATTTTTCAAAATTAGAACAAAGAATTCAAGCTTCAGCTAGTGAAGTTGATAATTATTTAGAACAACGTTATCAAATACTTCAAAATGTGGCAGGTCTTTTAGAAAAATCAATTAATTTAGATAAGGATGTTATGAAAGGTGTTGCAGCGCTAAGATCAGGAAATAATTTTGATGCTGCAAGAAGTAGCGAATTGTCTGAACAATTAGATAAAGCATATGGAATAATTAATGTTGCTTTTGAAAGATATCCAGATTTAAAATCACAAGAAACAATTATAGCAGCAATGCAAAAAAATGATTATACTCAAAGAGAAATATCTGCTGCAAGAAGTAACTATAATGACTATGTTTCAAGATGAAATCAAGATGTTCAAGTTTGACCAACTAAAAAAATAGTTGCTGCAAAACAAGGATATACAACAAGAATTCCATTTACAGCTTCTGTAGAAGTTAAACAAAAAGCTAGAGAATCATTCTTTTAA
- a CDS encoding MAG1210 family protein: MEQIIYNPAKEFQSYQSEHQLNCEKEFERLLKIAKVDENLNITTVKTIEKQEKKLNSTKKVIGKYKALRVFLIIMCIVFVLVPVVAFYFLKDLDKFILYISITSSICAILFITFLLLIFLRINKLIKDFSKMAEKIQSEINELTQKAWEQMRPLNNLFYSRLSKNLIESTLGSVKFDNYLHNNKFNFLKSIGLKDFERDKSIVDLSSGELAKNPFVVVKTRIHEMRKKEYTGSLLITWTESYTDSDGNSKTRTRSETLFASVVKPMPFYYKKSSIFYYSEHCPNLSFDRNPSKSRKDLSDKEFQKELNQLDKKAEKAIKNNQKLNLMNNKEFELYFDCFERSNEIEFRMMFSALAQKQLIDLIKAPYFDSSNNFRLKKVSNLSILFNNYIDNLSLERDVEQYKHFSFEKIRNNFMALNMGSFNNFFLAFSPLLAIPIYQEKWETKISAGNPQEQSLSNWEYEAIANKYYKKALGHGNSVTPSILKTSFVKKEGNNEYVNVIAEGYSITPRVDYVLVSGGDGGIHSVPVPWDEYNKVIKESNIVISTLNDDKTSVNSNKIIDSLNEFTSKLSIDTEGMVKTNNILATILGEEGLTENQRILLEKMNNNK, encoded by the coding sequence GTGGAGCAAATTATATATAATCCAGCGAAAGAATTTCAAAGTTACCAATCTGAACATCAATTGAACTGTGAAAAGGAATTTGAAAGACTTTTAAAAATAGCAAAAGTTGATGAAAATTTAAATATTACAACTGTAAAAACAATTGAAAAACAAGAAAAAAAATTAAACAGCACAAAAAAAGTTATAGGTAAATATAAAGCATTAAGAGTATTTCTTATAATAATGTGTATAGTTTTTGTTTTAGTGCCAGTTGTTGCTTTTTATTTTTTGAAAGATTTAGATAAATTTATATTGTATATCTCAATAACAAGTTCGATATGTGCAATATTGTTTATTACATTTTTATTATTAATTTTTTTAAGAATAAATAAATTAATAAAAGACTTTTCAAAAATGGCAGAAAAAATTCAGTCAGAAATTAATGAATTGACTCAAAAGGCTTGGGAACAAATGAGACCTTTAAATAATTTATTTTATAGTAGATTATCAAAAAACCTAATTGAAAGTACATTAGGTTCAGTTAAATTCGATAATTACTTACATAATAATAAATTTAACTTTCTAAAAAGTATTGGTCTTAAGGATTTTGAAAGAGATAAATCAATAGTTGATTTATCAAGTGGAGAACTTGCAAAGAATCCATTTGTAGTAGTAAAAACAAGAATTCATGAAATGAGAAAAAAAGAATATACTGGATCTTTACTTATAACATGAACTGAAAGTTATACTGATTCAGATGGAAACTCAAAAACACGAACAAGATCTGAAACTCTTTTTGCAAGTGTTGTTAAACCAATGCCTTTTTATTATAAAAAGTCTTCTATATTTTATTATAGTGAACATTGTCCTAATTTAAGTTTTGATCGAAATCCAAGTAAATCTAGAAAAGATTTAAGTGATAAAGAATTTCAAAAAGAATTGAATCAACTAGATAAAAAAGCAGAAAAGGCAATTAAAAATAATCAAAAACTTAATTTAATGAATAATAAAGAATTTGAATTGTATTTTGATTGTTTTGAAAGATCAAATGAAATTGAATTCAGAATGATGTTTTCAGCTCTGGCTCAAAAACAATTAATAGATTTAATTAAAGCACCTTATTTTGATTCTAGCAATAACTTTAGATTGAAAAAAGTTTCAAATTTAAGTATTCTATTTAATAATTATATTGATAATTTATCTTTAGAAAGAGATGTAGAGCAATATAAACATTTCAGTTTTGAAAAAATTAGAAATAATTTTATGGCACTTAATATGGGTTCTTTTAATAACTTTTTTTTAGCATTTTCACCTTTACTTGCAATTCCTATTTATCAAGAAAAATGAGAAACAAAAATATCAGCAGGTAATCCTCAAGAACAAAGTCTATCAAATTGAGAATATGAAGCTATTGCAAATAAATATTATAAAAAAGCATTAGGGCATGGAAATTCTGTTACACCTAGTATTTTAAAAACTAGTTTTGTAAAAAAAGAAGGCAATAATGAATATGTAAATGTTATTGCTGAAGGATATAGTATAACTCCAAGAGTTGATTATGTTTTAGTTAGTGGAGGAGATGGAGGAATACACTCTGTTCCAGTACCTTGAGATGAGTATAATAAAGTAATTAAAGAATCTAATATAGTGATTAGTACTTTAAATGATGATAAAACTTCAGTAAATTCAAATAAAATTATTGATAGTTTAAATGAATTTACTTCAAAACTTTCAATTGATACTGAAGGAATGGTTAAAACAAATAATATTCTAGCAACAATTTTAGGCGAAGAAGGATTAACAGAAAACCAAAGAATACTGTTAGAAAAAATGAATAATAACAAGTAA
- the phoU gene encoding phosphate signaling complex protein PhoU: MSYNKILDNDIKTIKRELIKLVEATKSQYANTFESLKAQNFELAKEVVENDLKINDMQNTFTKMALWKIAKQQMVAGDLRLAVGGVLISREIERIADVAKHICAFTIKYNPEPIEIEYISKMFDLVNKMLNIVSALIENYDNDQHQKVLKAEEQLSIEFSTLSNTLALRNFEAKNQVESKKIITIVRQLKNLERAGECLINIEETLQFIRTGKFEELQETIINNLETK, encoded by the coding sequence ATGTCATACAATAAAATTTTAGATAATGATATTAAAACTATTAAGCGAGAATTAATTAAGTTAGTTGAAGCTACTAAATCTCAGTATGCAAACACTTTCGAATCTCTAAAAGCACAAAATTTTGAACTAGCAAAAGAAGTAGTTGAAAATGACTTAAAAATTAACGACATGCAAAACACATTTACAAAAATGGCTTTATGAAAAATTGCAAAACAACAAATGGTAGCAGGTGATTTAAGATTAGCTGTTGGGGGAGTTTTAATAAGTCGTGAAATTGAAAGAATTGCTGACGTTGCAAAACATATTTGTGCATTTACAATTAAATACAATCCTGAACCAATAGAAATTGAATATATTTCAAAAATGTTTGATCTTGTAAATAAAATGTTAAACATAGTTTCAGCTTTAATTGAAAATTATGACAATGATCAACATCAAAAGGTTTTAAAAGCAGAAGAACAGTTAAGTATAGAGTTCTCAACACTTTCAAATACATTGGCTTTAAGAAATTTTGAAGCCAAAAATCAAGTTGAATCAAAAAAAATTATTACAATAGTGAGACAATTAAAGAATTTAGAAAGAGCTGGAGAATGCTTAATTAATATTGAAGAAACTTTACAATTTATTAGAACAGGAAAATTTGAAGAGCTTCAAGAAACAATCATTAATAATTTAGAAACTAAATAA
- the pstB gene encoding phosphate ABC transporter ATP-binding protein PstB — protein sequence MPLDKKTVVENENIIPANTDELELISEEKIFQKPKKLPLKQRSNVIEIENFNFYYNGGSKQALFDINMAVKENTVTAFIGPSGCGKSTLLRSINRMNDLVDNIAIDGSIKVHNKDVYEKGTDVVKLRTEVGMVFQKANPFPMSIYDNVAFGPRNQGITDKNALNQIVEDSLKKAALWEDVKDYLKDSALGLSGGQQQRLCIARAIAMRPKILLMDEPTSALDPIATLKVEELILKLKNEYTIVIVTHSMAQATRVSDYTAFFLQGELIEYDRTKKIFTNPKNQKTEDYISGRFG from the coding sequence ATGCCTTTAGATAAAAAAACAGTGGTAGAAAATGAAAATATAATACCTGCTAATACTGATGAATTGGAACTTATATCAGAAGAAAAAATATTTCAAAAACCTAAGAAATTACCATTAAAGCAAAGATCTAATGTAATTGAAATTGAAAATTTTAATTTTTATTATAATGGTGGTTCAAAACAAGCTTTATTTGATATAAATATGGCTGTTAAAGAAAATACAGTAACAGCATTTATTGGTCCTTCAGGTTGTGGTAAATCAACACTTCTAAGATCAATTAATAGAATGAATGATTTAGTGGATAATATTGCAATTGATGGTTCAATTAAAGTTCATAACAAAGATGTGTATGAAAAGGGAACAGATGTTGTAAAATTAAGAACAGAGGTAGGAATGGTTTTTCAAAAAGCTAATCCATTTCCAATGTCAATTTATGATAATGTTGCTTTTGGTCCTAGAAATCAGGGAATTACAGATAAAAATGCTTTAAATCAGATTGTTGAAGATTCATTAAAAAAAGCTGCACTTTGAGAAGATGTAAAAGATTATTTAAAAGATTCAGCTTTGGGATTAAGTGGGGGACAACAACAAAGATTATGTATAGCAAGAGCAATTGCTATGAGACCAAAAATATTATTAATGGATGAGCCTACAAGTGCTTTGGATCCAATTGCAACTTTGAAAGTTGAAGAACTTATTTTAAAATTGAAAAATGAATATACAATAGTAATAGTTACCCATTCAATGGCACAAGCTACAAGAGTAAGTGATTATACAGCATTCTTTTTACAAGGAGAGTTAATCGAATACGATAGAACAAAAAAAATATTTACAAATCCAAAAAATCAAAAAACAGAAGATTATATTTCAGGAAGATTTGGATAG